The following are from one region of the Brassica napus cultivar Da-Ae unplaced genomic scaffold, Da-Ae ScsIHWf_1167;HRSCAF=1664, whole genome shotgun sequence genome:
- the LOC125596270 gene encoding UDP-glycosyltransferase 71D1-like — protein MRNTELIFIPTPTVGHLVPFLELARRLIDQDDRIRITVLVMKLQGQSHLDAYVNSIASSLPYVRFIDVPELEDKPTLGSTQSAEAFVYDFTERNIPLVRNIVLSILSSPALDGVKVKGIVADFFCLPMVEVARDVTLPFYVFFTTSSGFLAMLQYLADRHSNDTSVFVRDSGEMLSIPGFVNPVPVNVLPTALFMEDGYDAYLKLAMLFNKTNGILVNSSIDIEPFSVNHFSSEKSYPPVYAVGPIFNPKAQPHPDQDLGGRDELMQWLDDQPEDSVVFLCFGSMGRLKGPVVKEIAHGLELCQYRFIWSLRAEDDSLPEGFLGRVKGRGMVCRWSPQVEILNHEAVGGFVSHCGWNSIVESLWFGVPTVTWPMYAEQQLNAFLMVKELNLAVELKLDYRARRDELVSASEIETAIRCVMSKDDGLVRKRVMDISQMVRRATLNGGCSYLATEKFIQDVIGVKP, from the coding sequence ATGAGGAACACAGAGCTCATCTTCATCCCAACACCAACCGTTGGTCATCTCGTTCCGTTTCTTGAACTTGCTAGGCGTCTCATTGACCAGGACGATAGGATCCGTATCACAGTCCTCGTGATGAAGCTCCAAGGTCAGTCTCATCTGGACGCCTATGTTAACTCAATTGCCTCGTCTCTGCCCTATGTTAGATTCATTGATGTCCCTGAGCTAGAAGATAAACCAACACTTGGCAGTACTCAATCCGCGGAAGCCTTCGTATACGACTTTACTGAGAGAAACATCCCTCTCGTGAGAAACATAGTCTTGAGCATCTTATCGTCTCCTGCACTAGATGGAGTTAAGGTCAAGGGAATAGTCGCTGATTTTTTCTGTCTCCCCATGGTTGAAGTTGCAAGAGACGTAACTCTCCCTTTCTATGTGTTTTTTACTACAAGTTCCGGGTTCCTAGCTATGCTGCAGTATCTAGCAGATAGACATAGTAACGATACATCGGTTTTTGTAAGAGATTCTGGAGAAATGCTATCGATTCCTGGCTTTGTAAACCCTGTTCCAGTCAATGTTCTCCCGACAGCTCTGTTTATGGAAGATGGTTATGACGCTTACCTCAAACTTGCCATGTTGTTTAACAAAACCAATGGAATACTAGTGAATAGCTCCATTGATATTGAGCCTTTCTCCGTGAATCATTTTAGTAGTGAAAAGAGTTACCCTCCTGTTTATGCTGTTGGCCCTATATTTAACCCCAAGGCCCAACCTCATCCGGATCAGGACCTTGGGGGTCGCGACGAGCTGATGCAATGGCTTGATGATCAGCCCGAGGATTCAGTTGTGTTCCTTTGTTTTGGGAGTATGGGGAGGTTAAAGGGTCCTGTAGTGAAGGAAATAGCACATGGACTTGAGCTTTGTCAGTACAGATTCATCTGGTCACTCCGGGCAGAGGATGATTCTTTGCCCGAGGGGTTCCTCGGCCGTGTCAAAGGACGGGGGATGGTATGCCGTTGGTCTCCTCAGGTGGAAATATTGAACCATGAGGCAGTGGGAGGTTTTGTTTCTCATTGCGGATGGAACTCTATAGTAGAGAGTTTATGGTTTGGTGTGCCGACCGTGACGTGGCCGATGTATGCAGAGCAACAGCTCAATGCGTTTCTGATGGTGAAGGAACTGAACCTCGCGGTGGAGCTGAAGCTTGATTACAGGGCACGTAGGGATGAGCTTGTGAGTGCAAGCGAGATAGAGACAGCTATTCGTTGTGTGATGA
- the LOC125596266 gene encoding pleckstrin homology domain-containing protein 1-like translates to MENLWRIATGQDPNREDYEGIEFWSNPERSGWLTKQGDYIKTWRRRWFVLKRGKLLWFKDQAAAETRGSTPRGVISVGDCLTVKGAEDVVNKPFAFEISSGSYTLFFVADNDKEKEEWINSVGRSIVQHSRSVTDSEVLDYDHRP, encoded by the coding sequence ATGGAGAATCTATGGCGAATCGCGACGGGTCAAGATCCGAACCGAGAAGATTACGAAGGGATCGAGTTCTGGTCCAACCCAGAGCGATCCGGTTGGCTAACCAAGCAGGGCGATTACATAAAGACCTGGCGCCGACGCTGGTTCGTGCTCAAGCGAGGGAAGCTCCTCTGGTTCAAGGACCAAGCCGCCGCCGAAACACGCGGATCCACGCCGCGCGGCGTGATCTCCGTGGGGGATTGTCTGACAGTCAAAGGAGCTGAGGACGTGGTGAACAAGCCTTTCGCCTTCGAGATTTCCAGCGGGAGCTACACCTTGTTCTTCGTGGCGGATAACGACAAGGAGAAAGAGGAGTGGATCAACTCTGTCGGTAGGTCCATCGTGCAGCACTCGAGATCGGTTACTGATTCTGAAGTCCTTGATTACGATCACAGGCCGTGA